In a single window of the Arachis hypogaea cultivar Tifrunner chromosome 6, arahy.Tifrunner.gnm2.J5K5, whole genome shotgun sequence genome:
- the LOC112697332 gene encoding cyclic nucleotide-gated ion channel 18-like: MYRIISTPASKFRQFGRLRSRTRNTANSDEENAFQILWRYQILDPDSDIVAYWNRVFLVASLLALFVDPLYFFLPTVGGTACLKADPRLSIIVTIMRTFADLFYILHMVLKFRTAFVAPNSRVFGRGDLVMDPHEIAMRYLKSDFVIDLAATIPLPQIVIWLVIPASSSSTTDHANNTLALFVLIQYIPRLFLIFPLNQRITKTTGVIAKTPWIAAAYNLLLYMLASHITGATWYLSSIGRQFNCWKAECERENRSKTITCLPTFLDCNSVSLPARQHWLNVTQVINRCDPKAKLNVKYKFGMFADAFLNDVVTTNFVERYFYCLWWGLRNLSSYGQNLDTTTYFPETFFCIFLCLAGLILFCLLIGNMQTYLQSMSVRLEEWRIRKNDTEQWMRHRQLPPDLQERVRRFVQYKWLATRGVNEESILLDLPLDLRREIQHHLCLSLVRRVPFFSQMDDQLLDAICERLVSSLSTEGTYIFREGDPVDEMLFIIRGQLESSTTNGGRSGFYNSITLRPGDFCGEELLTWALMPNSTLNLPSSTRTVKALSEVEAFALEAEDLKFVASQFKRLHSKKLQHAFRYYSQQWRTWASCFIQAAWRKYQKRKAARELSLKEGHFYMSLPEKDREMDQSGGSSSSPGNVRKVQNISTTILASRFAANTRKAKLRGSDPVPQLFKPDEPDFSVDREEV; the protein is encoded by the exons ATGTATAGAATAATTTCGACGCCGGCGTCAAAGTTCCGCCAGTTCGGGCGACTCCGATCAAGAACTAGAAACACCGCCAACTCTGACGAGGAGAACGCATTCCAGATCCTATGGCGCTACCAGATCCTAGACCCGGACAGCGACATAGTTGCGTATTGGAACAGGGTGTTCCTCGTGGCAAGTCTCCTCGCTCTCTTCGTGGACCCTCTTTACTTCTTCCTCCCCACGGTGGGTGGCACCGCTTGCCTCAAGGCGGACCCCAGACTCAGCATCATCGTCACCATTATGCGAACCTTTGCCGATCTCTTCTACATCCTCCACATGGTCTTGAAGTTCCGCACCGCCTTCGTCGCCCCCAATTCTAGAGTCTTCGGCCGTGGTGACCTTGTCATGGACCCTCACGAAATCGCCATGCGCTACTTGAAGTCCGATTTTGTAATCGACCTTGCCGCCACTATTCCTCTGCCCCAG ATTGTGATTTGGTTGGTGATTCCAGCAAGTAGTTCTTCAACAACGGATCATGCCAACAACACTCTTGCACTCTTTGTTCTAATTCAGTATATTCCCAGGCTCTTTCTTATCTTCCCTTTGAACCAGCGTATTACGAAAACCACTGGCGTTATTGCCAAAACCCCCTGGATTGCAGCCGCATACAATCTTCTTCTCTACATGCTAGCTAGTCAT ATTACAGGAGCAACGTGGTATCTGTCCTCAATTGGGAGACAATTCAACTGCTGGAAAGCAGAGTGCGAAAGAGAGAATAGATCAAAAACCATAACTTGCTTGCCTACTTTTCTTGATTGTAACAGTGTGAGTTTACCTGCAAGGCAACACTGGCTAAATGTCACTCAAGTTATTAACAGATGCGATCCCAAGGCCAAGCTCAACGTCAAGTATAAGTTTGGCATGTTTGCAGATGCTTTTCTCAATGACGTTGTTACTACTAACTTTGTGGAAAGATACTTCTATTGTCTTTGGTGGGGATTAAGAAATTTAAG ctCGTATGGACAGAATTTGGACACAACCACATACTTCCCAGAGACATTTTTCTGCATCTTCTTATGTCTTGCTGGATTAATTCTCTTCTGTCTTTTGATTGGAAACATGCAG ACATACTTGCAATCAATGTCAGTTAGACTTGAAGAATGGAGGATTAGGAAGAATGACACTGAGCAATGGATGAGACATCGCCAATTGCCTCCAGACTTGCAGGAACGCGTTCGTCGCTTTGTTCAGTATAAATGGCTTGCCACCAGAGGAGTGAATGAAGAGTCCATACTACTTGATCTACCTTTGGATCTCCGTCGTGAAATTCAACACCACTTGTGCCTTTCTCTTGTTCGACGT GTCCCTTTCTTCTCACAAATGGATGACCAGCTCCTTGATGCAATCTGTGAACGGCTGGTGTCATCATTAAGCACAGAAGGCACATATATATTCCGAGAGGGAGATCCGGTCGACGAAATGTTGTTCATAATAAGAGGACAATTGGAGAGCTCCAcaaccaatggaggaaggtctGGTTTCTACAATTCCATCACACTTAGGCCTGGCGACTTTTGCGGCGAGGAGCTGTTGACATGGGCCTTAATGCCAAATTCCACCCTCAACCTGCCTTCCTCTACTCGAACTGTAAAAGCTTTATCAGAAGTCGAAGCTTTCGCGTTGGAAGCAGAGGATCTAAAGTTCGTGGCAAGTCAATTCAAGCGGCTTCATAGCAAGAAACTCCAGCACGCGTTTAGGTACTACTCCCAGCAATGGAGGACATGGGCTTCTTGTTTCATACAGGCGGCATGGCGAAAGTATCAGAAGAGGAAAGCGGCGAGGGAGTTGTCTTTGAAGGAGGGACACTTTTACATGTCTCTCCCTGAGAAGGACAGAGAAATGGATCAAAGTGGAGGATCATCATCATCTCCAGGGAATGTGAGAAAGGTTCAGAACATTAGTACAACCATTTTGGCTTCAAGGTTTGCGGCTAATACAAGGAAAGCTAAGCTTCGTGGCAGTGATCCTGTGCCACAGTTGTTCAAGCCTGATGAACCTGACTTCTCTGTAGATCGTGAGGAAGTTTAG